A section of the Alkalihalobacillus sp. LMS39 genome encodes:
- a CDS encoding hemolysin III family protein: MATTHVFSKGEEIANSITHGIGALLSVAALVLLIVYSSLYGTAWHVVSFTLFGVTMVILYFSSTFVHALPQGKAKDVFEILDHSSIYFFIAGTYTPFLFIAVNGWVGWTLFGIMWGLAIGGTVFKSFFVKKYLYLSTLLYLVMGWGVIFVWNPIIENVTRTGIVFLVIGGVLYSIGSVFYMWRGFKYHHMVWHLFVIAGTVAHFFSVLQLLK; the protein is encoded by the coding sequence TTGGCAACAACACATGTTTTTTCAAAAGGAGAAGAAATTGCAAATTCAATTACTCACGGAATTGGTGCATTGCTTAGTGTTGCTGCACTTGTTTTATTAATTGTATATTCCTCTCTTTATGGAACCGCATGGCATGTCGTTAGCTTTACATTATTTGGAGTAACGATGGTGATTTTATATTTTTCTTCCACATTTGTTCATGCACTCCCACAAGGGAAGGCAAAAGATGTTTTTGAAATTTTAGACCACTCCTCCATTTATTTCTTTATTGCTGGAACCTACACGCCTTTTTTATTTATTGCTGTAAATGGCTGGGTAGGTTGGACGCTTTTTGGGATAATGTGGGGTTTAGCTATTGGAGGAACGGTTTTTAAATCTTTCTTTGTAAAAAAATATTTATATCTCTCCACACTATTATATTTAGTTATGGGGTGGGGTGTGATCTTTGTTTGGAATCCAATTATAGAAAATGTAACGAGAACAGGGATTGTTTTTTTAGTCATTGGTGGTGTCCTTTATTCCATTGGGTCTGTTTTTTATATGTGGAGAGGCTTTAAGTATCACCATATGGTTTGGCATTTATTTGTCATAGCAGGGACCGTCGCTCATTTCTTTTCTGTCCTTCAGCTTTTAAAATAG
- a CDS encoding HD domain-containing protein yields the protein MRTVTLTELFEHPITKKYVKRSGLAHAIATAQHAFKLSEKYKVNPDLATKAAFLHDIGHYTWYKRNGDWDFQSYQENDIHAIKGAERAHKLLIRLGEEPSSAKQIALAILLHTDSYLPEGNLQLDPLQKVVALADAADEEPNGNHHYRDISFDLARKKLQLLDQLVEEALKKNQLQRTV from the coding sequence ATTAGAACGGTCACATTAACTGAACTTTTTGAACATCCAATTACTAAAAAGTATGTAAAACGGTCCGGTTTAGCCCATGCCATTGCTACTGCTCAGCATGCCTTTAAGCTTTCAGAAAAGTATAAAGTAAATCCAGACCTTGCAACAAAAGCTGCATTCCTTCATGATATCGGTCATTATACATGGTATAAACGAAATGGCGATTGGGATTTTCAATCTTACCAAGAAAATGATATCCATGCGATAAAAGGGGCTGAACGTGCACATAAGCTCCTCATCCGACTTGGGGAAGAGCCTTCTTCTGCAAAACAAATCGCTTTAGCCATCCTTCTTCATACGGATTCCTATTTGCCTGAAGGAAACCTTCAATTAGACCCTTTACAGAAAGTCGTTGCGTTAGCAGATGCAGCAGATGAAGAACCAAACGGTAACCACCATTATCGTGATATTTCTTTTGACCTTGCTAGAAAAAAACTTCAACTGCTTGATCAATTAGTCGAAGAAGCACTGAAAAAAAATCAATTACAACGAACGGTTTAG
- a CDS encoding sodium:calcium antiporter has translation MVFLLFFICAVVTVITAIKLSTYADVLSEKSALGGMLVGTVLLAGATSLPEVTTSVSAIVLNNPDIAIGNVLGSNMFNILIIACFDLYYRKQQFFNGAAKEHIYTATVGFLLAITAFSALIVQINIEIFHIGLDTLTILLIYIVGMFIIAKITKYENSIKPIPPKEEEEKHNTNAISLKRAIIGFVIAAIVILAAGSLLTITGDRIAVITGLGSSFVGSFLIAATTSLPEAVSVLIAIQLRNYNLAIGSILGSNLFNMIILAGTDVIYRPGAILSYVAPVHLITATAISVLSIILLYSIGRKTSRSSFTYMLPSILLVVVYFISSYLIFIQ, from the coding sequence ATGGTGTTTTTATTGTTTTTTATATGTGCTGTTGTGACGGTTATTACCGCAATTAAACTTTCTACGTATGCCGATGTATTAAGTGAAAAATCTGCTCTTGGTGGGATGTTAGTTGGGACTGTTTTGCTTGCGGGCGCTACATCCTTACCAGAAGTTACGACAAGTGTATCGGCCATTGTTTTAAATAATCCTGACATTGCAATCGGAAATGTGTTAGGAAGTAACATGTTTAATATCCTCATTATCGCGTGTTTTGATTTATATTATCGAAAACAACAATTTTTCAATGGGGCTGCTAAAGAACATATTTATACAGCGACAGTTGGTTTCCTTTTAGCCATCACAGCATTTTCAGCTTTGATTGTTCAAATTAACATTGAAATTTTCCATATTGGACTTGATACGTTAACCATTTTATTGATTTACATTGTTGGGATGTTTATTATTGCGAAAATAACGAAATATGAAAACTCAATAAAACCTATACCACCTAAAGAAGAAGAGGAAAAGCATAATACAAATGCGATTTCCTTGAAACGCGCAATAATAGGTTTTGTCATCGCTGCGATCGTCATATTAGCAGCAGGGTCTTTACTTACCATTACAGGTGACCGTATTGCGGTTATTACTGGATTAGGCTCTAGCTTTGTCGGAAGTTTCTTAATTGCAGCAACAACATCATTACCAGAAGCCGTATCAGTTCTTATCGCCATTCAGCTACGAAATTATAACTTAGCGATTGGTTCAATACTCGGAAGTAACTTATTTAATATGATTATTTTAGCTGGTACAGATGTGATTTACCGACCTGGTGCGATTTTATCGTATGTTGCACCTGTTCATCTCATCACAGCCACGGCCATATCAGTATTATCGATTATCCTTTTGTATTCAATAGGAAGAAAAACATCTCGCTCATCTTTTACGTATATGTTACCTTCTATCTTGTTAGTTGTTGTTTACTTCATTTCTTCGTATTTAATCTTTATTCAATAA
- a CDS encoding TlpA disulfide reductase family protein, producing MKQMLYFCALFFLMFGIGMVYEQSEPVFQQVEKAVAATASVGAFEGKQAVPFTLKDKDGREVSLQSFQGKRVIVNFFATWCLPCQEEMPALVKYEQTLDEKTILLGVNLTSQERSKADVEPFVKHFNANFDVLYDETGEVMKQYSIFGIPTTVVINENGVIEKRINGMVTEEMLEKIGKSK from the coding sequence ATGAAACAAATGCTTTATTTTTGTGCTTTGTTTTTTCTGATGTTCGGAATCGGGATGGTATATGAACAATCAGAGCCTGTATTCCAACAAGTTGAAAAAGCCGTTGCGGCTACAGCTTCTGTTGGTGCTTTTGAAGGGAAACAAGCGGTTCCCTTTACTTTGAAAGATAAAGATGGGCGCGAAGTCTCGTTACAATCTTTCCAAGGAAAACGTGTTATTGTTAATTTTTTTGCAACTTGGTGTTTACCTTGCCAAGAGGAGATGCCAGCTTTAGTGAAATATGAACAAACGCTTGATGAGAAAACGATTCTTCTTGGTGTGAATTTAACAAGTCAAGAACGAAGTAAAGCAGACGTCGAACCATTTGTGAAACATTTTAATGCGAACTTTGACGTGTTGTATGATGAAACCGGAGAAGTAATGAAGCAATACTCTATTTTTGGAATACCGACAACGGTCGTCATTAATGAGAATGGTGTGATTGAAAAAAGAATCAATGGTATGGTTACGGAGGAAATGTTAGAAAAGATAGGAAAAAGCAAATGA
- a CDS encoding glycosyltransferase — protein MMNQPLIFSASIGHGHQQAAKALETELMNKGYEPIIIDTFHSISPTLHKFVLHSYLSLLKISPNVWRNIYYRSEEKLYFLYLDSFGKLFVEKLAAFIDQSKTPFIISTHPFVTAFLTTLKKKKKLKIPLYTVITDFVLHRAYWRDEITGYFTADPDVRVFAKKHNLPQERFITTGIPVPKDPAFSRSKWKCRYELGFEHNQKIVLIAGGGIGLTNYTEVVRSLENCNRQLRILCMTGHNKKVEQKLKQMKSKHIVDVIPFTDRFLDYLRASDVIISKSGGLTMAEAIICETPIVVYQPVPGHEEHNAKFLIENGVAFKAQQEVEIPFLLNRIFTKKVNENMKKAARTLKKPNAATHIIEEIIVNSESEEAIQ, from the coding sequence ATGATGAATCAACCTTTAATCTTTTCTGCATCAATTGGTCACGGTCATCAACAAGCTGCAAAAGCTTTAGAGACAGAATTAATGAATAAAGGCTATGAACCAATAATCATTGATACCTTTCATTCCATTAGTCCGACGCTTCATAAATTTGTGTTGCATTCATATCTTTCCTTATTAAAGATCAGTCCAAACGTTTGGAGAAACATTTATTATCGTTCGGAAGAAAAATTATATTTTTTGTATTTAGATTCGTTTGGCAAACTTTTTGTAGAAAAGTTAGCAGCATTCATTGATCAATCCAAAACTCCTTTTATTATTTCAACACATCCATTTGTCACGGCTTTCTTAACGACATTAAAAAAGAAAAAAAAGCTCAAAATTCCTTTGTATACGGTAATTACCGATTTTGTTTTGCATCGTGCTTATTGGCGTGATGAAATCACAGGTTACTTTACGGCTGATCCAGATGTTCGAGTGTTTGCTAAAAAGCATAATTTACCACAAGAACGTTTTATTACGACTGGAATCCCAGTACCGAAAGATCCTGCTTTTTCTCGTTCGAAATGGAAATGTCGCTATGAATTAGGTTTTGAGCACAACCAAAAAATTGTCCTCATTGCAGGAGGGGGTATTGGTCTTACAAATTACACTGAAGTAGTACGCTCACTAGAAAATTGCAATCGTCAGCTTCGAATTTTATGTATGACAGGTCATAATAAAAAAGTTGAACAAAAACTTAAACAAATGAAGAGTAAACATATTGTTGATGTCATCCCTTTTACTGACCGTTTTTTAGATTATTTACGAGCCAGTGATGTAATTATTTCGAAATCTGGGGGCCTTACAATGGCTGAAGCGATTATATGTGAAACGCCGATTGTTGTCTATCAACCTGTACCAGGGCATGAAGAGCATAATGCTAAATTTTTAATTGAAAACGGAGTAGCATTTAAAGCCCAGCAAGAAGTTGAGATTCCGTTTTTATTAAATCGTATTTTCACAAAAAAAGTAAATGAAAACATGAAAAAGGCAGCAAGAACATTAAAAAAGCCAAATGCCGCTACACATATAATTGAGGAAATTATTGTGAATAGTGAAAGTGAAGAAGCGATTCAATAA
- the trpS gene encoding tryptophan--tRNA ligase: MKTVFSGIQPSGTLTLGNYLGAMKHFVEMQNDYHCYFCIVDQHAITVPQDRLKLRQNIKSLAALYIAVGIDPDKSTLFIQSEVPAHAQLGWMMQCVSYIGELERMTQFKDKSTGKEAVSASLLTYPPLMAADILLYQTDIVPVGEDQKQHLELTRDLAERFNKKYNDIFTIPEVKIPKVGARIMSLNDPTKKMSKSNPNEKSYISMLDDEKTIIKKMKSAVTDSDNSVHYDKESKPALANLLSIYSLCSGKSIEDITAIYTDKGYGDFKQDLGEVVVEALRPIQERYYELINSEELDQILDKGQEKANKVAQKMLAKAERAMGLGRKQR, encoded by the coding sequence ATGAAAACTGTATTTTCTGGTATTCAACCGAGTGGAACATTAACACTTGGAAATTATTTAGGCGCGATGAAACATTTTGTTGAAATGCAAAATGACTATCATTGTTATTTCTGTATTGTTGACCAACATGCAATTACAGTTCCACAAGATCGTTTAAAGCTAAGGCAAAATATAAAAAGCTTAGCCGCGCTTTATATCGCTGTCGGTATTGATCCCGATAAATCTACGTTATTTATTCAATCTGAAGTACCTGCCCATGCTCAGCTAGGTTGGATGATGCAATGTGTTTCTTATATTGGTGAACTTGAGCGCATGACTCAATTCAAAGACAAATCTACAGGAAAAGAAGCTGTTTCTGCCTCTTTACTTACATATCCGCCATTAATGGCAGCTGATATTCTTTTATATCAAACAGATATTGTTCCAGTCGGGGAAGATCAAAAGCAACACTTAGAGTTAACAAGAGATTTAGCTGAAAGATTTAATAAAAAATATAACGATATTTTTACAATCCCTGAAGTGAAGATTCCAAAAGTAGGGGCTAGAATTATGTCTTTGAATGATCCAACGAAAAAAATGAGTAAATCTAATCCAAATGAAAAAAGTTACATTTCTATGCTTGACGATGAAAAAACGATTATAAAAAAAATGAAAAGTGCCGTCACTGATTCGGATAATTCTGTTCATTATGACAAAGAATCAAAACCTGCATTAGCAAATTTACTTTCGATTTACTCGCTTTGTTCTGGAAAATCCATTGAGGACATTACTGCTATTTATACCGATAAAGGGTACGGAGATTTCAAGCAAGATTTAGGTGAAGTCGTAGTCGAGGCACTGAGACCGATTCAAGAGCGGTATTATGAATTAATCAATTCAGAAGAATTAGATCAAATTCTTGATAAGGGACAAGAAAAAGCAAACAAGGTCGCGCAAAAAATGTTAGCAAAAGCTGAACGAGCGATGGGATTAGGGCGAAAACAAAGGTAA
- a CDS encoding YjbA family protein gives MVHIRDVWVNWFEGEENGYNVCDFYEWRSDDRIEVLDQAYVVKVTEELFDYIENNIAELPESLLVAVFQKSYLRKNMSRIQLDYCFIATDGKRIIAVDTIGYKTPIRKSRLTPRQEQIVFDLVETEQLPEYTLENIIFSKEYHILSPSPEDMKGLTRKERQLKQLLFMALDQLYTSGNEAEIRYWYTEWNPNLYMDIQQMSMEEAWSGLFEEVKLGWTSRHYQLCSKMVKGQPFFEKLWELEHGESVK, from the coding sequence ATGGTCCACATTCGTGATGTCTGGGTAAATTGGTTTGAAGGTGAAGAAAATGGATACAATGTCTGTGATTTCTATGAGTGGAGAAGTGATGATAGGATTGAAGTGCTAGATCAAGCGTATGTTGTAAAGGTAACCGAAGAATTATTTGACTATATTGAAAATAACATTGCTGAATTACCAGAATCTTTGCTAGTAGCCGTTTTTCAAAAAAGCTATTTACGCAAAAATATGTCAAGAATACAATTGGATTACTGCTTTATAGCAACAGACGGGAAAAGAATAATTGCAGTAGATACGATCGGTTATAAAACACCTATCCGCAAAAGTCGCTTAACACCAAGACAAGAACAAATTGTCTTTGATTTAGTAGAAACAGAACAGTTACCAGAATATACGTTAGAAAATATAATTTTTTCAAAAGAATATCATATCCTTTCTCCAAGTCCAGAAGATATGAAAGGATTAACGAGAAAAGAACGACAGCTAAAGCAATTATTATTTATGGCACTTGATCAATTGTATACTTCAGGAAACGAAGCAGAAATTCGATATTGGTATACAGAATGGAATCCGAATTTATACATGGATATCCAACAAATGTCGATGGAAGAAGCATGGAGTGGGTTATTTGAAGAAGTAAAATTAGGTTGGACAAGCCGACATTACCAGCTTTGTAGTAAAATGGTAAAAGGTCAACCATTCTTTGAGAAGCTATGGGAATTAGAGCACGGAGAAAGTGTGAAATAA